The following proteins are co-located in the Bordetella bronchialis genome:
- a CDS encoding DUF2863 family protein produces the protein MPRSRSHTSSRLTRDASRLATLALALNSSGSRVEDVFWEEQLRAFIPKLLRSGNDAPLESALDHLSQTHPGAYEVLIEQAETFTESTVIEKNGVSYDVLLIVAPMVAWTRYTIPTGPVSPAALQALTAQLHGHVLAQGARLSLMPHLVSIDQMPRTFSETWQWLQRLGSHALGAETMKPAITEDAETANMLADTRYLVGAVAVPRGTAIFRWQESPGDAGATREACLARWIEQAQPTLATLLPGCSFECLLPDAYYVSNREADRRVRPLALRAAVTWLEGAVNLEPARLRAVVAGCGEGRIDEYRVGFTARNSNDVIYGCVWPLYGREDETGGEEDKPDPVEEIAALLKEQGVNDVRRIPGVLPAEYCEDCGTPYFPNPLGEMVHAELPEDAESAPARFH, from the coding sequence ATGCCACGCTCCCGCAGCCATACCTCCTCACGCCTGACCCGCGACGCTTCGCGCCTGGCTACGCTGGCGCTCGCATTGAACAGTTCGGGCAGCCGGGTGGAGGACGTATTCTGGGAAGAGCAACTGCGCGCCTTCATTCCCAAACTGCTGCGCAGCGGCAATGACGCGCCACTGGAATCCGCGCTGGACCATTTGTCCCAGACCCATCCCGGCGCGTACGAAGTGCTGATCGAACAGGCGGAAACCTTTACCGAGTCCACCGTCATCGAAAAGAACGGCGTCAGCTACGACGTCCTGCTGATCGTCGCCCCCATGGTCGCGTGGACGCGCTACACCATCCCGACCGGGCCCGTGTCCCCCGCCGCGCTGCAGGCGCTGACCGCGCAGTTGCACGGCCACGTGCTGGCGCAGGGCGCGCGCCTATCCCTCATGCCGCACCTGGTCAGCATCGACCAGATGCCGCGCACCTTCTCCGAGACCTGGCAGTGGCTGCAACGCCTGGGCTCGCATGCCCTGGGCGCGGAAACCATGAAGCCGGCCATCACGGAAGACGCGGAAACGGCCAATATGCTGGCCGACACGCGCTACCTGGTGGGCGCGGTCGCCGTGCCGCGCGGCACGGCGATCTTCCGCTGGCAGGAAAGCCCCGGCGACGCCGGCGCAACCCGCGAAGCCTGCCTGGCGCGGTGGATAGAACAGGCCCAGCCCACGCTGGCCACCCTGCTGCCCGGCTGCAGCTTCGAATGCCTGCTGCCCGACGCCTACTACGTCAGCAACCGCGAAGCCGACCGGCGCGTGCGGCCGCTGGCGCTGCGCGCCGCCGTCACCTGGCTCGAAGGCGCGGTCAACCTGGAACCGGCGCGGCTGCGCGCCGTGGTGGCGGGCTGCGGCGAAGGCCGCATCGACGAGTACCGGGTCGGCTTCACGGCACGCAACAGCAACGACGTCATCTACGGCTGCGTCTGGCCGCTGTATGGCCGCGAAGACGAAACGGGCGGGGAAGAGGACAAGCCGGACCCCGTGGAGGAAATCGCCGCGCTGCTCAAGGAGCAGGGCGTGAACGATGTCCGCCGCATCCCCGGCGTGCTTCCCGCCGAGTACTGCGAGGACTGCGGAACGCCGTACTTCCCGAACCCGCTCGGCGAGATGGTGCACGCGGAGCTGCCGGAAGACGCCGAGTCCGCCCCGGCCCGGTTCCACTAG
- a CDS encoding DODA-type extradiol aromatic ring-opening family dioxygenase, which yields MRWPVLFVSHGSPMLALEPGRAGAALAAWPQGRERPSAILAISPHWYRDGLAVATRDRQRAWHDFGGFPAELYRLSYGPPGSPALAARVQGLLAAQGVAVAGDPARPLDHGVWGPLRFLYPDADVPVVALALDGGRDAGGQYLLGRMLRPLRDEGVLIVASGSLTHNLRHVQAAHDAAPLPYVQAFRQWVGDRLAAADTAALLAWQTMAPGAAQAHPHDEHLMPLFVAWGAGEGRATRLVDEVAYGALAMDAYELD from the coding sequence ATGCGGTGGCCCGTACTGTTCGTTTCCCATGGCTCGCCCATGCTGGCGCTGGAGCCCGGTCGCGCCGGCGCGGCGCTGGCGGCGTGGCCGCAGGGAAGGGAGCGTCCCTCCGCCATCCTGGCGATTTCTCCCCACTGGTACCGCGACGGGTTGGCCGTGGCTACCCGGGACCGCCAGCGCGCATGGCACGACTTCGGCGGGTTTCCCGCGGAGCTGTATCGGCTGTCCTACGGCCCCCCGGGCTCGCCCGCCCTCGCCGCGCGTGTGCAAGGGCTGCTGGCCGCGCAGGGTGTCGCCGTCGCCGGGGACCCTGCCCGGCCGCTGGACCATGGGGTGTGGGGGCCGCTGCGTTTCCTCTATCCCGACGCCGATGTCCCCGTCGTGGCGCTGGCGCTGGATGGCGGGCGCGATGCGGGCGGCCAGTACCTGCTGGGCCGGATGTTACGGCCGCTGCGGGACGAGGGCGTGCTGATCGTCGCATCGGGCTCGCTGACGCACAATCTTCGCCACGTGCAGGCCGCCCACGATGCGGCGCCGCTGCCGTACGTCCAGGCCTTTCGGCAATGGGTCGGCGATCGCCTGGCGGCGGCCGACACAGCGGCCCTGCTCGCCTGGCAGACCATGGCGCCCGGCGCGGCCCAGGCCCACCCCCACGACGAGCACCTGATGCCGCTGTTCGTGGCGTGGGGCGCGGGAGAGGGCCGTGCCACGCGCCTGGTGGACGAGGTCGCTTATGGTGCCTTGGCGATGGACGCGTACGAGCTGGACTGA
- a CDS encoding Bug family tripartite tricarboxylate transporter substrate binding protein: MVPSRRSFLTVAGAAALYGVAPAVRAQQNWPDRNVRLLVPYPAGGSSDIIARAISQPLSETLKQTVIVDNRPGANGNLGAGIVAQSGEDRHTLLLCDVGALMISPSVYTKLNFDPNKDLRGVSMLAYSPHILAVHPSVPVNTLAELVALSKRERLNFAVTAMGSAPHVAGVAVEQATQAQWQYVPYKGGSQAITDTIGGQTQIIMNGMLATLPHIQSGKLKAIAVSSRNRMPQVPNVPTIAESGVPGFESGTWQGVVAPAAMPPEVLARLSKELARIMNVPELKAKLAEQGADVVTMTPAEMDKWLAAERQRWAVVVQKADIRLD, translated from the coding sequence ATGGTTCCATCCCGCCGTTCCTTTCTGACCGTCGCCGGCGCAGCCGCGCTGTACGGCGTCGCGCCGGCCGTGCGCGCCCAGCAGAATTGGCCTGATCGCAATGTCCGCCTCTTGGTGCCGTATCCGGCGGGCGGCTCTTCCGACATCATCGCCCGCGCGATCAGCCAGCCGCTGTCGGAGACGCTCAAGCAGACCGTCATCGTCGATAACCGGCCCGGCGCCAACGGCAACCTGGGCGCCGGCATCGTGGCGCAGTCCGGCGAGGACCGCCACACGCTGCTGTTGTGCGACGTGGGGGCGCTGATGATCAGCCCGTCCGTCTATACCAAGCTCAATTTCGATCCCAACAAGGATTTGCGCGGGGTGAGCATGCTGGCGTATTCGCCGCACATCCTGGCGGTGCATCCCTCGGTGCCGGTGAATACGCTGGCGGAGCTGGTGGCGCTGTCCAAGCGCGAGCGCCTGAATTTCGCCGTGACGGCGATGGGCAGCGCGCCTCACGTGGCGGGCGTGGCGGTGGAGCAGGCGACCCAGGCGCAGTGGCAGTACGTGCCGTACAAGGGCGGCTCGCAGGCCATCACGGATACCATCGGCGGGCAGACGCAGATCATCATGAACGGCATGCTGGCTACGCTGCCGCATATCCAGAGCGGCAAGCTCAAGGCCATCGCGGTGTCGAGCCGCAATCGCATGCCGCAGGTGCCTAACGTCCCGACCATCGCCGAGTCCGGGGTGCCGGGCTTCGAGTCGGGGACGTGGCAGGGCGTGGTGGCGCCGGCGGCGATGCCGCCGGAGGTGCTGGCCCGTCTTAGCAAGGAACTGGCGCGGATCATGAATGTGCCGGAACTGAAGGCGAAGCTGGCCGAGCAGGGCGCGGACGTGGTGACCATGACGCCGGCCGAGATGGACAAGTGGCTGGCCGCGGAACGGCAGCGCTGGGCCGTGGTGGTGCAGAAAGCGGATATCCGGCTGGATTGA
- the acnA gene encoding aconitate hydratase AcnA, whose amino-acid sequence MPHNVFDTLKTFKIGNQTCQYYSLPALGKALGVDVQRLPVSLRIVLESVLRNCDGQKVTEEHVRQLANWQPNAKREEEIPFVVARVVLQDFTGVPLLADIGAMRSVAQAMGADPKRIEPLVPVDLVVDHSVMIDYFGSKQALDLNMKLEFKRNQERYQFMKWGMEAFDTFRVVPPGFGIVHQVNLEYLARGVHLDKANNVYYPDSLVGTDSHTTMINGIGVVGWGVGGIEAEAGMLGQPVYFLTPDVVGVELKGQLRGGVTATDLVLTITEMLRREKVVGKFVEFCGEGTASLSVTDRATIGNMAPEYGATMGFFPVDERTIEYFKGTGRTEEEIAAFEAYFKAQKMFGVPKGKDIKFTKLLTLDLGSVAPSLAGPKRPQDRIEIGNVKDTFVSLFSKPVAENGFNQPAEKLEQVFTTSAGTKVKNGDILIAAITSCTNTSNPSVMLAAGLLAKKAVEAGLKVSPKIKTSLAPGSRVVTEYLTKTGLLPYLEKLGFDVAAYGCTTCIGNAGDLAADLNEAINDNDLVCAAVLSGNRNFEARIHPNIKANFLASPPLVVAYALAGTMLRDLMTEPVGKGKNGDVWLGDIWPSTEEVQNLLKFALDSDVYRENYSDVRTNPGKLWENIKGVSGEVYNWPTSTYIAEPPFFKDFGMEPAAMPTVRGARALGIFGDSVTTDHISPAGSIKETSPAGKWLKEHGVMKADFNSYGSRRGNHEIMMRGTFANVRIKNLMIPPREDGSRFEGGETLYQPSGEQMPIYDAAMKYIEAGVPTVVFGGEEYGTGSSRDWAAKGTQLLGVKAVVARSFERIHRSNLVGMGVLPLQFKGDDSVQSLNITGEETFDVSGLENGIKPQQDVTLTIHRKDGSSQQVQVLLRIDTPIEVDYYQHGGILPFVLRQLLAA is encoded by the coding sequence ATGCCGCACAACGTGTTCGACACACTCAAGACATTCAAGATCGGCAACCAGACCTGTCAGTACTACTCCCTGCCGGCGCTGGGCAAGGCGCTGGGCGTGGATGTGCAACGACTGCCTGTGTCGCTGCGTATCGTGCTGGAATCGGTGCTGCGCAATTGCGACGGCCAGAAGGTGACCGAAGAGCATGTCAGGCAGTTGGCGAACTGGCAGCCCAATGCCAAGCGCGAAGAAGAAATCCCCTTCGTGGTGGCCCGCGTGGTGCTGCAGGACTTCACCGGCGTGCCCCTGCTGGCCGACATCGGCGCCATGCGCTCCGTGGCGCAGGCCATGGGCGCGGACCCCAAGCGCATCGAACCCCTGGTGCCGGTGGACCTGGTGGTGGACCACTCCGTCATGATCGATTACTTCGGTTCCAAGCAGGCCCTGGACCTGAACATGAAGCTGGAGTTCAAGCGCAACCAGGAGCGCTACCAGTTCATGAAGTGGGGCATGGAAGCCTTCGACACCTTCCGCGTCGTGCCCCCCGGCTTCGGTATCGTGCACCAGGTCAACCTGGAATACCTGGCCCGGGGCGTCCACCTGGACAAGGCCAATAACGTGTACTACCCCGACTCCCTGGTCGGTACGGACAGCCACACGACCATGATCAACGGCATCGGCGTGGTGGGCTGGGGCGTGGGCGGCATCGAAGCCGAAGCCGGCATGCTGGGCCAGCCGGTGTACTTCCTGACGCCGGACGTGGTGGGCGTGGAACTGAAAGGCCAGCTGCGCGGCGGCGTCACCGCCACCGACCTGGTGCTGACCATCACCGAGATGCTCCGCCGCGAAAAGGTGGTGGGCAAGTTCGTCGAGTTCTGCGGCGAAGGCACCGCCAGCCTGTCCGTGACCGACCGCGCCACCATCGGCAACATGGCGCCCGAGTACGGCGCCACCATGGGCTTCTTCCCGGTCGACGAGCGCACCATCGAGTATTTCAAGGGCACTGGCCGCACCGAGGAAGAAATCGCCGCCTTCGAGGCCTATTTCAAGGCGCAGAAGATGTTCGGCGTGCCGAAGGGCAAGGACATCAAGTTCACCAAGCTGCTGACGCTGGACCTCGGTTCCGTGGCGCCCTCGCTGGCCGGCCCCAAGCGCCCGCAGGACCGCATCGAGATCGGCAACGTCAAGGACACCTTCGTCTCCCTGTTCTCCAAGCCCGTGGCCGAGAACGGCTTCAACCAGCCCGCCGAAAAGCTGGAACAGGTCTTCACCACCAGCGCCGGCACCAAGGTGAAGAACGGCGACATCCTCATCGCTGCCATCACCTCCTGCACCAATACCTCCAACCCCAGCGTCATGCTGGCCGCGGGCCTGCTGGCCAAGAAGGCCGTCGAAGCCGGCCTGAAGGTATCGCCCAAGATCAAGACCTCGCTGGCGCCGGGATCGCGCGTGGTCACCGAATACCTGACCAAGACCGGCCTGCTGCCCTATCTGGAAAAACTCGGCTTCGACGTGGCCGCCTACGGCTGCACCACCTGCATCGGCAATGCCGGCGACCTGGCCGCCGACCTGAACGAAGCCATCAACGACAACGACCTGGTCTGCGCCGCGGTCCTGTCGGGCAACCGCAACTTCGAGGCACGCATCCATCCCAACATCAAGGCCAACTTCCTGGCGTCGCCCCCGCTGGTGGTCGCCTATGCCCTGGCCGGCACGATGCTGCGCGACCTGATGACCGAACCGGTCGGCAAGGGCAAGAACGGCGACGTCTGGCTGGGCGATATCTGGCCCTCCACCGAAGAAGTGCAGAACCTGCTGAAGTTCGCCCTGGACTCCGATGTCTACCGCGAAAACTACAGCGATGTGCGGACCAATCCGGGCAAGCTGTGGGAAAACATCAAAGGCGTGAGCGGCGAGGTCTATAACTGGCCGACCTCCACGTATATCGCCGAACCGCCCTTCTTCAAGGACTTCGGCATGGAACCCGCGGCCATGCCCACCGTCCGCGGCGCCCGCGCGCTGGGCATCTTCGGCGACTCGGTCACCACCGACCACATCTCGCCGGCCGGATCCATCAAGGAAACCTCGCCCGCCGGCAAGTGGCTGAAGGAACACGGCGTCATGAAGGCCGATTTCAACAGCTACGGCTCGCGCCGGGGCAACCATGAAATCATGATGCGCGGCACCTTCGCCAACGTGCGTATCAAGAACCTGATGATCCCGCCGCGCGAAGACGGCAGCCGCTTCGAAGGCGGCGAAACGCTGTACCAGCCGTCCGGCGAACAAATGCCCATCTACGATGCCGCGATGAAATACATCGAAGCGGGCGTGCCCACCGTGGTCTTCGGCGGCGAGGAATACGGCACGGGATCGTCGCGCGACTGGGCCGCCAAGGGCACCCAGCTGCTGGGCGTGAAGGCCGTCGTGGCGCGCAGCTTCGAGCGCATCCACCGCAGCAACCTGGTGGGCATGGGCGTGCTGCCCCTGCAGTTCAAGGGCGACGACAGCGTGCAATCGCTGAACATCACCGGCGAGGAAACCTTCGACGTATCCGGCCTGGAAAACGGCATCAAGCCCCAGCAGGACGTCACGCTGACCATCCACCGCAAGGACGGGTCGTCGCAACAGGTGCAAGTGCTGCTGCGCATCGATACGCCCATCGAGGTGGACTACTACCAGCACGGCGGCATCCTGCCCTTCGTGCTGCGCCAACTGCTGGCCGCCTGA
- a CDS encoding branched-chain amino acid ABC transporter permease: protein MNRHIAGYAVLAVAAALLPFLGVYPIFAMKVMCYALFACAFNLLLGFTGLLSFGHAAFLGSAAYATGHALKAWGLTPEAGLVFGVAVAALLGLVVGGLAIRRSGIYFAMITLAMAQMVYFFFLQAPFTGGEDGLQQVPRGRLFGLIDLSSDLTLYYLVLALFLIGFAIIWRAVNSPFGQVLKALRENEPRAVSLGYDVERFKLLAFVLSAAIAGLAGSAKTLVFVSATLSDATWQMSGLVILMTLIGGMGTFLGPVLGAFIVVLLENKVGDFGQALTSLTGVEWFRQLGGSVTIVIGLIFVVCVMAFRRGIVGEFQALLRRRKAA, encoded by the coding sequence ATGAATCGACACATTGCCGGCTATGCGGTGCTGGCCGTCGCGGCGGCGCTGCTGCCCTTCTTGGGCGTCTATCCCATCTTCGCCATGAAGGTCATGTGCTATGCGCTGTTCGCCTGCGCCTTCAATCTGCTGCTGGGCTTTACCGGCCTGCTGTCCTTCGGGCACGCGGCCTTCCTGGGCAGCGCAGCCTACGCCACCGGACATGCCCTGAAGGCCTGGGGCCTGACGCCCGAGGCGGGCCTGGTCTTCGGCGTCGCGGTGGCCGCCCTGCTGGGGCTGGTCGTGGGCGGCCTGGCCATCCGCCGCAGCGGCATCTACTTCGCCATGATCACGCTGGCCATGGCCCAGATGGTGTACTTCTTCTTCCTGCAGGCGCCCTTCACCGGCGGGGAGGACGGCCTGCAGCAGGTGCCGCGCGGACGCCTGTTCGGCCTGATCGACCTGAGCAGCGACCTGACGCTGTACTACCTGGTGCTGGCGCTGTTCCTGATCGGCTTCGCCATCATCTGGCGCGCCGTCAATTCCCCCTTCGGACAGGTGCTCAAGGCCTTGCGCGAGAACGAACCGCGCGCGGTTTCGCTGGGCTATGACGTCGAGCGCTTCAAGCTGCTGGCTTTCGTGCTGTCCGCGGCCATCGCCGGCCTGGCGGGCTCGGCCAAGACGCTGGTCTTCGTCTCGGCCACGCTTTCGGATGCCACGTGGCAGATGTCCGGGCTGGTGATCCTGATGACCCTGATCGGCGGCATGGGCACCTTCCTGGGCCCGGTGCTGGGCGCCTTCATCGTCGTCCTGCTGGAAAACAAGGTCGGCGATTTCGGCCAGGCGCTGACCAGCCTGACCGGCGTCGAGTGGTTCCGCCAGCTGGGCGGATCGGTCACCATCGTCATCGGCCTGATCTTCGTGGTGTGCGTCATGGCCTTCCGCCGCGGCATCGTCGGCGAATTCCAGGCCCTGCTGCGACGGCGCAAGGCGGCCTGA